From Punica granatum isolate Tunisia-2019 chromosome 1, ASM765513v2, whole genome shotgun sequence:
CCGCGTCGCCTCCGGCCGCACAGACCACGACGACGACCAGGAGCCCGCCGAGGGTGCCGAGCCCTCCACCTCAGCGGAGGACGCCCGTGAGGTCGAGAACCCGGCCCTCAAGTCGAGGTTCTACTCCTGCATAAAGGTCTTCCTCTGGGTCTCCCTCATCCTGCTAGGGTTCGAGGTCGCCGCCTACTTAAAGGGCTGGCATTTCGGCTCCGTCCCGCAATGGCAGTACCTGCTGGCCGCTCCTCTCGGGGTGAAGGACGCCTTCAACTCGCTGTATTCGCGGTGGGTCCTGATTCGGGTGGAGTACCTCGCTCCGCCGTTGCAGTTCCTTGCCAGTGCCTGCATTGTGCTCTTCCTAATCCAGAGCATGGACCGGCTTGTCCTGTGCCTGGGCTGCTTCTGGATCCGGTTCAAGAAGATCAAGCCTGTCGCCAAACCGGTCGGGGCCGACCCCGAGTCCGGCCAGTCCGGGTACTTCCCCATGGTCCTGGTCCAAATTCCCATGTGCAATGAGAAGGAGGTACAAAATTTCTACCTTTCCAGCTTGATCTTGAACTCTTAAAACCCAATTTCGCTTAAAAACCGAGTTCGACCAAAGACCCGGGAAATCGCATGATGTTGGTGCATAATCTCGTGTTTTGTTTGCGTGTTTGTGGTGGGTGGGGAGCAGTCAATGATGATACCATTATGTATCCACGATTCGGTCTAATAGCAATAGTAACTTGTTTACTAGGATTGAATCTAATTAATTCCATCTTTTGGCCCTAAAGTGCTCCTTTTTGCTTGCTAGAAATGGTCATATGATGATGATAGCGGTATTGATTATGCGCAATTTTGTTCCAGGTGTATCAGCAATCAATTGCTGCCGTGTGCAACTTGGATTGGCCGAAGCCGAGTTTGTTGATTCAAGTCCTGGATGACTCGGATGATCCCATGACGCAGCTGCTGATTAAGGAGGAAGTGCAGAAGTGGCAGCAAGAAGGGGCCAACATAGTGTACAGGCACCGTGTAATTAGGGATGGTTACAAGGCAGGCAATCTGAAGTCTGCAATGAACTGCAGTTACGTCAAGGATTATGAGTTCGTCGCCATTTTCGATGCCGACTTTCAACCCACCCCGGACTTCCTAAAACGGACCATCCCTTACTTCAAGGTATGTGCTCGAACCTGTCTCGGGTAGTTACCATTTTAGGCATTTGTCGGAAAGACTATTTCCGAGAAATACTATTATTTGATATCCCAAATAAATTCAGGTAAAAATAGTTCATCACTTGATggatctatataaatatacggTTTCATCCCATTGAATTGTTAAGAATTGGTAAATTAACAAATACCAGTAAACAGTAATTTATGCGAAGTTTGTAGAATTTATATGCGTTGATATTTCTAAAAAGAACTGGAACTTGCTGGTTTTTCAGAATCAAAATGAACCTTGTTGCTTGTACAGTTCTTGGAAGTTACTCATGCTGCTAACATTTGGGGGAATTCATCAAGTAGGAACTGTTTTTCTGTGATAACTGACATCCAACACTTATGCAGGACAACGAGGAAGTTGGGCTTGTACAAGCGAGGTGGTCATTTGTGAACAAAGATGAGAATTTGCTGACTAGGTTGCAGAACATTAACCTCGCCTTCCACTTTGAGGTGGAGCAGCAAGTGAATggcattttcattaatttctttgggTTCAATGGGACGGCGGGTGTTTGGAGGATTAAGGCATTGGAGGAATCAGGCGGTTGGTTGGAGAGGACAACTGTCGAGGACATGGACATAGCTGTCCGAGCCCATCTCCATGGCTGGAAGTTCGTATTTCTCAATGATGTCGAGGTATTAATCACAGTTTAAACTTCTGACTAACATAAGAGTACAGGACTCCAAAATTAATAGATGCTAAAAATATCTTCCTATTTGTTTGGTGTGTTTTAGTGCCAATGTGAGTTGCCAGAATCTTATGAAGCCTACAGGAAACAACAGCACCGATGGCATTCTGGCCCTATGCAATTGTTCCGGCTATGTTTGCCTGATATCATTCGATCCAAGGTAATtcatttc
This genomic window contains:
- the LOC116209524 gene encoding probable xyloglucan glycosyltransferase 12 encodes the protein MAPSFDWWASEGHKGTPVVVKMENPNWAMVELEGPSEDDFIISPRRSDKARNKNARQLTWILLLKAHRAAGCLTSLAAAALGLASAIRRRVASGRTDHDDDQEPAEGAEPSTSAEDAREVENPALKSRFYSCIKVFLWVSLILLGFEVAAYLKGWHFGSVPQWQYLLAAPLGVKDAFNSLYSRWVLIRVEYLAPPLQFLASACIVLFLIQSMDRLVLCLGCFWIRFKKIKPVAKPVGADPESGQSGYFPMVLVQIPMCNEKEVYQQSIAAVCNLDWPKPSLLIQVLDDSDDPMTQLLIKEEVQKWQQEGANIVYRHRVIRDGYKAGNLKSAMNCSYVKDYEFVAIFDADFQPTPDFLKRTIPYFKDNEEVGLVQARWSFVNKDENLLTRLQNINLAFHFEVEQQVNGIFINFFGFNGTAGVWRIKALEESGGWLERTTVEDMDIAVRAHLHGWKFVFLNDVECQCELPESYEAYRKQQHRWHSGPMQLFRLCLPDIIRSKISVWKKFNLIFLFFLLRKLILPFYSFTLFCIILPMTMFVPEAELPAWVVCYIPATMSFLNILPAPKSFPFIVPYLLFENTMSVTKFNAMISGLFQLGSAYEWVVTKKSGRSSEGDLVGLVEKESNKHQRGVSVPDLEEMKEEIRQQEQRASRKKKHNRIYLKELSLAFLLLTASARSLLSAQGIHFYFLLFQGISFLLVGLDLIGEQVE